CGCCTTTAGGGCCAAGCAAGAGTGAAGCGTAAAATTCGACCTGCAAATTATAGCCGGGATTGTCGAGCCCACCGCGGCCTACGGAGTAAACCTTGATGATATTGGCACCGTCTGTCGTCTTAAATGTGCCATTGACCTCCTTGGCGCTGACGGGTCGGCTCTGTGCCGATGCGGCCACGGCCGCGAGTGTTATCAAAAGTGTTGTTAGTATGATCTTGCGTGTCATTATTGTTCCTCCGAATCGGCCGCAGGGTTCTCGATAGTCACCTTCACCGACGCTTTTATGGCTTTTTTGGTCGAATTGCGAACCTCGAAAACGTAATCGCCATTAGATATGAGTTCGGCTCGCAGATACCCGAAATCTTCGGTAGTTTCGGCCTTGCCCTTAATGAGATTGACGGACGTTTCTTTTGATGAGACCTCAACATCCATTGTCTGCCCGCTTTTTGCCGACACGACAAATCTTTTGGCCGAATTGGGTGCAAGCGATAGATTCGCCGTGCCCCAGTTCGCGCCTTTTGCAAAGACTATTCGCTGTGGACCGGCATCCTGCACGGTGTTCGCGTTAGTGTTGACGTTGGCCGTACTTTCGGCCGATGACGGCGATGGTGATGCCGCTTGGACAGAGTTTGTATTATTGACGGTGCCGACGGCCGCGTCCGATCCGCTACTTGAGCAGGAAACGGCCATAGCTATTGTTAATAGAACGATCGATATTTTCATAAATCCTCCGCATTTTTGCCGGGTACAAACTATTAAGCGAGAAAATCGCCGGGTCGGTATCATTGGCTAAATAAAAACTTGTGTGACGTCTGCCCGCCTAAATGGGTTCGGACGTCCGTATGCGCTAAACTGTTGTTTGCCGCTCAACGCTCTCCTATTTTTTCAGCGAGCATAATTTACGATGACGTCACCGGATCAAGAACAGATCACGCAATATCTGCGCCGTTGGAGCGGCGGCAGCGACGGCGCGCTCGAGGAAATGCTGCCGCACGTTTACGCCGAACTGAGGATGATCGCTAGCCGCTATCGCCGACGCGAACGCGGCGGAACACTCCAGACGACTGAGATAATAAACGAAGCATATCTGCGGCTATCGTCGCAAAACGACGTCGAGTGGCAGGACCGCTCACACTTTTTCGGTGTGGCGGCACGGATCATGCGACATATGCTGGTCGACCGAGCCCGGGCGAAACTCTTTGGCAAACGAGGCGGCGGCAGCGAACATTTAAGCTTGGACGAGATAGCAGCATTCACACCAGAACCCGATGTTAGTGTGATCGACCTCAACGATGCTCTCGAACGCCTCGCTGATTTTGACGAGCGCAAGGCACGGATCGTTGAGCTTAGATATTTTGGCGGACTTTCGGCCGCTGAAACTGCGGCAGTGCTCGGTGTTTCCGAGATCACTATCAAACGCGAATGGCTAAAAGCTAAGGCTTGGCTCTATCGCGACCTCACGGGCGAAGATTAGATGGGCAACACGGCAAATAGATCGAGCAGTGATGCCGAGCGTAAGCGTTGGCAATTGATCGACCGTCTTTTTGACGAGGCGATCGACATCGTCCCGGCGGATCGAGCCGACTTTATAGCAAGGCGGTGCGCCGGGGACGAAGCGTTAATGCGTGAGATCACTTCACTTTTGGACGCTGCGATTCGGTCAGAAGGACTTTTTGAATCACCGCAATTTACCGAAGCCGAGCCGGCCGACGATCAGTTTAAGGGCAAGAGATTTGGTTTATACCGGCTCCTAAGCCTGATCGGACGGGGCGGGATGGGTTCGGTCTATCTCGCGGTTCGAGAAGAAGATTTCTCAAAAAAGGTCGCGGTCAAGGTGATCCCGCCGCTGTCCGACTCGCCGACAACTGCAGCTAACTTTCGCCGCGAACGGCAGATACTTGCCCGACTCGACCACCCGAACATCGCCCGCCTTCTCGACGGCGGAACATCGCCGAATGGCACTCCATTCCTCGTAATGGAATACATCGAGGGCAAGCCGATCGACCAATATTGTGATGATGCCGGCCTCACGACCATCGAAAAATTACATATCTTTGAAAAGGTATGCCACGCCGTGAGCTTTGCCCATCAGAATCTGGTCGTGCACCGCGACCTCAAGCCTCAAAATATACTTGTCCGCAGTGACGCTTCGCCGATCCTACTTGATTTTGGTATTGCCAAGCTACTCGAATCGGACGACGGCAATACGGTCAGCGGTTTTGCTCTCACGCCCGATTATGCCGCACCCGAGCAGATCCGCGGCGAGAATATTACTACCGCGACCGACGTATATTCATTGGGCGTTATCCTTTTTGAGATGGTCGTGGGCAAACGGCCATTCGCCCTTTCAGGCAAGAGCCTGCCGGAAATGAGTACAGCGATCGGCCGAGGGCGACCTATCGGGCGCGATGAGATCGAGGACGAAGACTTGCGGGCGATCATAACGCACTCGCTGGCCGCCTCCGCGTCCGAGCGCTATCAGACCGTCGATGAACTCGGCGCCGATATCGCACGCCTACTCCAAAATGAGCCGATCAAGGCAAAGCCGGCGTCGCCGGCCTATCGATTTCGCAAATACGCTCGGCGGCATCGTCTGGCGATCGCGGCGGCAGCGATCGCCGTATTGCTGATCGCGGGCTGGGCCGGGACCTTCGCCTGGCAATTCGCGAATGCACGTTTACAGGCCTCAGCGAACCGCCGGGCGGCATACGCGGCCGAAATGACTCTGGCTGCCAAGGAATTTGAGGGGGCGAACGTGACCCGTGCTGCGGAACTCGTCGATAAGTACGATCCCGAAAAAAACCCCGCCGGCGATGACCTTCGCGGATTCGAGTGGTATCTATTGCACAAAATGATCGAACCAAAGGGCCGCATACGCAGCTTGCCGCACCCCGACGAGGTCTGGTCCACATCGTTTTCCGCAGACGGTAAACTGCTCGGTACCGCGTGTGACGATGGCATCGTTAGGATCTACGGAGTTGCGGACGGACAACTTGTGTCGCAGACCGCACCCGACAGCAGTGCCTGGATAATGCGCTTTTTACCGGACGGAAAGCGGTTTGCGGTCGCCTCCGGCACATCACGTTCGCCGTCGGTCAAGATCTATGATTCGGCAACGGGTGCATTCAGCAACGAACTGAAAGGCCACACGGCACGCGTTCGGGCCCTTGCGATCTCGCCGGACGGTAAACTGGCGGCGACTGGCTCGGCCGACGGAACACTAAGATTCTGGGACTTGGGCAGCGGCAAACAGATCCGTATCTTTAATTATGAAAGGGATGGTCGACCAATAGAGGTCAACACGGCCGAGTTTTCGCTCGACGGACGATTCCTGGCGTTTGCAGTTGCCGGAACAGTTTCGACTATTAATACTAGCGACTGGACGCGGAAGGAGTCAGATCCTGACGATCTGGCGGAACACGAAATCGAAACTTTCGCGTGGTCGCTCGCGTATTCTCCGCTCGGAAAAACGATCGCCGCCGGGATGTTTTCGGGTGAGGTCGGGCTATTTGATGCTGCGACATTGAAGCTGATCAAGGTACTTCGGCCTCATCGCGCAAATGTAAAGGGCATCGCGTTTACGCCGGACGGCAGCACACTGATCACCTCTAGTTGGGACAGAACGCTAATGTTGATCCGGCCGGAAAGCGGCGAGGTCCTCGCTGATCTTAAACCGCATCTGGGGGCTATACACGATGTCCAAATATCACCTGACGGCCGCACGATCGCGACGGCCGGAGCTGATCTGCGGGTAAATATCTCGAGTGTCGCCGACATCAATGACGGCCGTATTCCGTCAAGCGAGACGGCCTTTGCCACAGTCAGCGATGATCTGCAGATCATAAGTCATAACTCTCTCGAAAGCCGATTTGGGGCGTGGAACACTACCGACGGAACTCCTCAATGGTCATTAAAGAGTCGGTCGGCTTCGAGTACTGCGATATCGTCGGCCATCGGCGGTATCTTTCTGCAGGGTGACTCGATAGGACGAATTGCCGTTCGAAGCTCGTCGAACGGGAGTTTGGTCAATGACTTCAAGATCTTTGAACGCCCGGTGACCGCGGTCCAACTATCGCCTGACCACGAGCGAGCCGTCGCAACCGATACTCGGGGCGGCGTCACCGTCTTTGATCCGTCGGACGGCCGTACCATTTTCGAATTAAATAGCCATACATCGATCGCAAAGGTCGCCATTTTTTCGCCGGACGCGAAAATGCTTGTCACGGGCGGCAACGACAAGGCAGTTAAGGTTTGGGATATGTCGACCGGTGAATTGATCAACGATCTTCGCGGCCATACCGAAGCGGTGACGGCAGCGGCATTTTCGGCGGACGGCAAACTGCTTGCGACAGGCTCAGCCGATGATACGATAAAGATTTGGCGTTGCTCCGACTGGAAACTCGAGCGCGAGCTCGGCGGCTTTAGTAACGGAGTCGCGTCGATCGTATTTACGCCGGACGGCACCCGGCTCGCAGCGGCCACCGATGTCGGCCTGATTCGATTTTGGGATCCGTTGGACGGTTTGCAGGTATTTGCTCTGTCGGCGTCTGAGAAAGGCGTAAACAAGATCGCTTTCTCCGACGGCGGTAAAATACTCGTCAGCATCGATGCTGGTGCCAAGATCAGATTATGGCGTACGGTTTAGCTGACGCCGCTAACACAAATATGGATATTTCGATCAGAAACGCCGGTATCGACGACGCCGTACTGGTCGCGGTGCTCGCATCTACCACATTTTACGAATCGTATTCGCGGCAGGACGAATCCGACAATCTTGCACAATATATCAGCGAATCCTTTGCGGTTGCGGCAATCGTTGACGAGATCCAGGATCCGACATCAACTTTCTTGATCGCATACGTCGATGGCAAGGCGGTCGGGTATGCTCGACTCATCGACTATTCGACAACCGACGGAGTAAGCAGTGATCGTGTTATCGAATTAAGGCGAATCTATATTCTCGAACGTCTGTGGGGTACCGGTATCGGTGAGCAATTGCTGACACAATGCGTCAAAACCGCGTCGGAGCGAGGGTTTGACACAATATGGCTCGGCGTTTGGGAAGAAAACCTGCGGGCTCGGCGGTTCTATGACAAGTTCGGTTTCAAACAGGTCGGCACTCTCACGTTTCCATATGGCGACGTGGTCGGCATCAATCTTGTGCTCCAAAAAAACCTAACCTAAATGTATATCACCGTTGGGCGGCCAGTTCAGCACCCCATTCGCTGATAGGTTGTGGGGTCGCGGTGGCGGCTTCATTATAAAACTTTGCCTTTGTCGTTAGGCGATAGATGCCGACGTGGATGGTCTTTGTCGCCATATCGACCGCGATCGCTGATTCGCTCATCGTGCACGAGTGAGCCTCGCATCCGGTCGTAAACAAAAAGCCGCTGACATTCTTAAACGGCATTTCGACCGCAAATGATGCCATAAATGCTGTATATCGAGCGCCCAGCAGTTTTCTTAGGCGGGTTTTTACTGCCGGCAGTTTCAGAAATGCTCCCGGATATTTGTCCACGTATTTCCCGAGGTTCGCCGGCAATGCCGGACTATTCGATTGGGCGTTCGAGATGCTCGAAGCGGCCATCGTGATGGAAACTAATAACAAAAACAACACTACATTTCGTTTCATTTCCTTAAGTTCCTTGCCGACGCACGCCGGCACACGGCTAAAATCGATAACGCAACTGTGCCGTAAAGCTGCGTCCGGCACCGTCGACACCCCAGCTTGGGTTACGGTACTGTTGGTCAAACATATTCTCAAACGCCCAGAATATCGTCACCTTTTCGGCCGCGTTGATGCCTCCGCGAATGTTCGCAAGGCCGTAGCCCGGCAGCGATGTAAACATCGGAGCGGCTACGAATCCCGGGCCGAGAACCCGCGTTAGAACCTGTGTAATATTCTCGCCGGTCGGTAGCAGCGTGTATGTATTAACATTGCCGTTGCAGGTTCCGGCGGCGTTCGAGGTCAGACCCTGAACGCAGGCTCCGCGGCGGAAGTAATTTTCGATCTGCGAACGCGATCGAGGCGACCCCGTGCGGCGATCAGAAAGGTCGAGGCTTGACAGTCGGTCCTGCTTGGCGGCGATCGTTGAGTAAAATTCCACCCAGAATTTCGAACGATTATATTTAAGGCTCAAGAATGCGTTGGGCGGCGGTGTTCCGCCCTCGATATTAGGCGGCACTCCGTTCGCTTTGTCGGCAGAGTGAATATAGGTGATGTTGCCACGGGCGGACCAATTATCATTGATGCGGCCTTCGGCCTCGTACTCAAAACCGTAAAGGCGAGCGTCGGTATAGTTCGCCCGCACCAGCACGGGTGCGGTCGAGAGGCCGACGAAAACGACGCCGCTCGGCAACTGCGAAATGATCGGCTCACTGCCCAGAAACTGTCCGACTGATCCGGCGGGCAAGATCAGAGACTGTTTGGTGATCGCACTGTTGATGTCGAGTACAAACGCCGTAAACTCGGTGTCAAAACGGCGATTTTCGTATCTAACCGAAAAATCGAAATTTTGGCTCGTTTCCGAACGCTGTTTTGAGACCGGAATGCCGGTTGAGACCGCATCGCTGCCGGCGGTCGTGCCGATCGTCCCGGAGAGTCTTTGCGAAGCAAGATAATCGACCTCAAAACCGTCTCCCGTCAGCCCGAGCGTGCCCAGATCGGTCATACTCGGATAACGAAATCCGCGGCCGTAGTTGAACGCGAGGCGAAACTGCTGAGCCAACCGAGCCACCATTCCGACGCGGCCTGACCAATCAGCAACGCGAAGGCTGTCACTCGCCCAGAGGGCTCGTCCGCCGACGATTGGCGAATCCGAACCCTTTGCACTGTAATGCACTCCGCCGTAACGCAAGGCTCCCGTGATCCTCAATCGATCCGGTATCGCTTGCCAGGCGTTCTGTATAAACAACCCGGCCGAATTGAATCTCGCTTCATCCGGAACGCGGGGCCGCGAGATCGTCGTAACGTTTGTTACGGGGTTGACGATGAAAGCAGGTGAGTTGATCTGTTCACCGTAAAAATCGCCGCCGAAAAGAAACGTATTGCGTTTCGGCAACTGTTTGTCCAGGAAAAAGCTAAAGCCGGTCGTCGATGTGCGTTCGTACTGATGTGTGATGTCGGCAAAGGGATTGCCCTGGCCGCCCTGATTTACGCGCTCCTCGCGTTGGCTGTTGTACGAGACGGTAAATGATGCCGAATCAAACCATCCGAAACGCTGCTTGACGAAACGGGCGTAGCCGAAATCCAGCATCAGATTTCGAAGGTCGGCGATCAGATTGCCGTCGCCGCCCAGAAGCTGGTCGAAACGCTTGCCGCCATCCTGTTGTCCGCGTTGATAGTAAAAGATGAATTGGCTATCGGAACGCGGTGCATAATTGATACGTGTCGCTCCGCCGTATTGCGTAAAGCCCGTATCGGGACTGCGGTCATAGAGCACATTGGACGGCAGGCCTAGATAGCGTGTGATCGCTGAGTGTGTGTCGAGTCCCTTGGCCGTCCGCAAAGGGTTGGCGCGGCGGGCACTCAGACTGACATAGCCGCCGAGTTTGTTAGTGCCGTAGCTAAGAAACGCAGAGCTGCCAAAACCATTATTGGCTGATGTGAAGCTCGGGTTAAATTCGCCGTGAAACTCGGCCTTGTTATCGCCAAAGCGGGCAAATTTGGTAACCATATTGACAGTGCCGCCAAGCGAGTCGCTGCCGTACTGGGCTCCGTTCGGCCCACGCAGAACCTCGATCGCGGAGAGGTTTGCCCCGTCATTTAGGTTAAAGAACGTGTTAATGCCGCCGCGTTGGGCACCATTGGTATAGCGGACGCCGTCGATATAGTTGACGACATTCTTACCGGTCAGGCCGCGAACGACGATCGCCCCGATCGTAGGGCTTGTCATCTGGACATTGAGTCCCGCCTCCTCTTTACCGACCTGAGCCAAAACCGATGTGGACCGCTCGAGAATGCGCTCGGCCGAGATGATGTTGACCGCCTGAGGAATATTCTGCCTTTCCTGCCGGCCACCGATCTCGGCACTAACAACGAGGTGTGTCTCGCCGACCGATAAACGGAGTTCCAGGCCCGAGATCGCCGACGATGCTACCAGCAACGGCTTGATCAATCTGCCAAAGCCATTGGCATCGACCGTGATCTCATACCGCCCGGGCGCCAGATCCTTGAACGTAAATCCGCCCGACGAATCGGTGAGGTATATGTTCTTAGTCGAAGTCCGGATCTCGCGGAGCTCGACCCTTGCGCCCGTCACGACATCGCCGTTCTGATCGACGACGGTTCCGCGGACCGAACCCGCGGGAGCAGACTGAGCTAAAGCCGCGACGCTGAGTATAGCGGTAAGCAAAACAGCAGTAAAAATGTGCTTCATAAATCTTAAATCAATAGTCGAAATTATAGCCTAATCGAGCTGATACGTGGCAACACTAGTCGGTGTCTCGTAACAGCGGACCTTATAGACGCTGACGCGATCGTCGCCGACCCGACCGTTAACGTACTCCAGAAAGTAGCGTGCTAGATTTTCGGCAGACGGATTGAGTTCCTCATCAAAAGGCGGCAACTCGTTTAGGTTACGGTGATCGAGGTACTTCACGATCTCATCGGCAGCCTTTTTGAGGTCGCCGAAATCTATCAGCAGTCCGATATTATTGAGCTCGCGGCCGCGGGCAAATATCTCGATCTTGTAATTATGCCCGTGCAGATTCTCGCATTTCCCCTTGTATCCACGCAATTGATGTGCGGATGAGAAATTGCGTTCGATCATTACTTCAAAAAAAGCTGACATCCCGCCATTATATCCCAACGCCCGCGCGATCTCGAATTAGCTCGCCCGCATTGGCCTCATCGCTCATAATTCGAGCTTGTCCCACAAATACTTAAAGTGGGACAAAAGGTGGGACAAGTTAACTGTTGTGCCCATTGACACAACCGTATCTTGTCCCACTGTCCCAAGATTTTCAGAATTTTTGTGCCGTCTGTGTGTCGTCCTGAAAAAAGTTTACAGTTTTATGCTCTTAGTCCTGAAATGGGTTTATAGGTCGGTCTTGCGTTTTCAAATATCCAGCGTCTAATACAATTTTATCACACGTGTCAAGTATTAGTGAATGTTGCGTAGATGGGATATCGCCGAATGGTTCCCGCGTTTGCGGTCGAGGTGTTTATGAGAACCGGGAGCGTTAGCAAGTGGGCTCGTACCAATCGTTAAAGCTCACTTCCTGGATAACTATCAAACTAAAACACGTCCCCAAATCATTGACCGCATTCGCTATTCGCGAATTGCGAATGTAAAATATGGTTATGAACTTGAAGCCTCAGGACATAGTCATATTACTCAAGCTTTGCGGGTATGAAGAGTCAAGACCCGCTTACAGTATAATCGCGGCCGATCTGGGAATGAGTCCGTCGGAAGTCAATGGCGCATTAAAGCGCCTACAAGCGGCGGGATTGATCCACGGCCCTGAAATGGGCCAGACCCCGATTCTGGCTGCAACCGAAGAATTTTTGATCCACGGCGTCAAGTATGCGTTTCCCGCAAAACGCGGACATTTTACAAGGGGAATGCCAACGTCCTACGCCGCCGAACCGTTGAACAGTTTGATCGCTGCCGGCGATGACCCGATACCGGTCTGGCCCGACCCGACCGGCAAGAAACGCGGAATAAGCCTCGCTCCGCTTTATAGATCCGTGCCGGAAGCAGCCAAGCGTGATCCCCTGCTATATCAACGTCTGGCAATACTCGATGCGATCAGGAGCGGAGGCGCTCGACAGCGCAAATTGGCTGAAAAGGAACTAGTCAAGAATCTGAGAAAACGTGATGGCAAACTCTAATCTGGAAATGCTGCGGATCGCGGCTATGAGGCTAGGGGATCTTGTCGAGGAACTGGTGTTTGTCGGCGGTTGTACAACAGATCTCTTTATAACGGATGAGGGCTCGGCCGAAATTCGCCCGACAAAAGATGTCGACGCCATAGTCGAAGCCACAACCTACGCACAATACATCAAGTTCTCACGACGATTGGAAAAAGCCGGCTTTCGGCCTGATACAAGCAATAACGCCCCACTTTGCAGATGGGTTAATCAGGACACGACTCTTGACGTAATGCCGCTCGACGAAAATACTCTCGGCTTTACCAATATCTGGTACAAGGCGGCATTTGAAACGGCACAATCGATCAAGATCTCAGAAGCCTTGACGATAAAGGTGGTAACTCCCGTGTACTTTTGTGCCACCAAGATCGACGCCTTTAGAGGGCGTGGAAAAGGTGACTATCTTGGCAGTCCCGATCTTGAAGATCTGATCGCCGTCATCGACGGTCGTGAGGAATTGGTAAATGAAATTAGCTCGTCACCGATAGACGTCAAAAATTACATCACCGAACAAATCAGAACCTTGCTCAAGAAAAGAGGGTTTACTGATGCTCTTGCCGGACATCTACTCCCCGACGAAGCGGGTCAGGCGAGAATTCATATTCTGCTCGATCGCTTAAATAGGATCTCCAAACTATAGACGACCAATCGAACGGTATTGCCGATTCGGAAAGCCGCGGCCGTATCCGCTCGGCAAGGCCGGTCGCTGGTCAACCGTCCTTTTTGGGGGTGATGGCCGCGATGGTTTCGGCGTCTACGGTGCGAAGGTGTAGGTCACGTTGGGGAAAGGGTATCTCGATATTTGCCGCCGAGAGTGCGGAGTAAACGGATGATACAAGTGCGCTTCGGATCGGCACCCAATCATCTGAATTTTCGGTCCAGGCACGCAGTTCGAAGTTGAGGGCACTTTCGCCCATCCGCATAAATAGGGCACGAGGTGCCGGTTCTTCAAGAATGTCGGTATTATCGGTCGCCACCTTTTTCAAAATGCCCAGCACCAATTCCGGATCTGTGCCGTAGGCGACACCGACCTCGATGTCCAGACGGCGTTTATCATCGGACATCGTCCAATTTATCACTTCCTCGGATATCAGATGACTATTTGGCAGGATCACGTCCGACCCGTCGACCTTGCGCAGCACGCTTGCCCGCAGGCCGATCTGTTTCAGTGCCCCGACGTGTTGCCCGATCTGGACCGTGTCGCCAACCTTGACGGGACGCTCGAACAGCAGTATCAGGCCCGAAACAAAGTTGTTGATTATATTTTGGAGTCCCAAACCCACACCGATACCGATCGCACCGAGGACGATGGCAAACTGTGACAGTTCAAATCCAAGAGCGGCGATGGCAAACAGAAAACCGGCGATCAGGATCACGTAATGTAATGTCGTCGATATCGCGTACGAAACGCCCGACCCGAGATCGATTCGCGGGTAGACATCCTCCTTGAGAACAAACCGTATGAACCTCGAGACCAGAATTGCGACCCAAAATGAGGCGATCACCGTCAGGATATGCCCGACGGACAGATTGACCGAACCGATGGCGATCGATGCCGAAAGTACATCACCGATGAAGGTAAATACAACGTCTCGGATCGAAAAGACGTAAAGAGCTGATATTACCCAAACTATAACCGCCAGCCATTTAACGATCCGCAAGATTCCGAGGCGCACCGTCTGGCGATGATCGATGACCATATTCAATTGCGAGAGTGGGCGGACCCGCAATGCAAAGATAACCAGACCATTAATGATCCGATACGCGGTGAAGAGCACAAGAGCAAGATACGATGACCGAAGTACTCCGTTAGCCAGGATCGATGAAAGGTTTACAAATCCGAATAGATTGGCGAAAAAGGCGACCGCAAATATTGCCATCGCAAATGGCGCGACTCCGCGAACGATGGAATAAGACCGATGATTTCCCGCTTCGACGCGGGCGGCCAATCGCTTGGAGCGTCGTACCCACGCAAAAAACGCAAAGGACGCGAGCATTTCTGACATCGAAAAGATCCTCGCCAGGAGGTCAATGCCGGATACAAGATCGCGGATCCGATCAAAAAAATAAAAAGCGACGAGAGCGTATAAAAGCGGATAGAAAGTGCGCGGGATCAGCCTCGGCAGTAGGAAAAGTATCGGCACCAAAAGGGCCAAACCCATCAGCGTCGTCAGGAGTCTTGGAGCCTGCTCGTAAAGGAAACCGGAGAGAAAGATCGAAAAGAGCACGGCCGCGGCCGCCGGATGCTGGAAGATCGTGGTCGAACGCTCAAGGTTCGGCTCGTTTTCGACGATGGGCACGATCCTTTTGCCCGCCCAATAAAACCCTAAATATAGGAGCAGAATGGCCAATCCGTGCAGAACAAATCGTTCGACGTGCCCGGCCGCATATTGGCCAAGCGAGCTAAATCCCGAGTTGACAGTTCGACGCATTTCGGCAAACACGCCGTCTGACGTCGGTGTCCGGTCAACGATGGCCCAGACGGGCGGGCTGTCCCTGACAAACAGCCTTGACAGCTCAAAACGCCGGCGTTCCTTGATCGAAATTGTAATATTCTCGGTTCGGCTTTCCAGCTCGCTCAGCTTGGATTGGAGTGCCAGCAACTCAGCACGATCCCGCTCTGCGGCCGTTCGCACCCCGCGGATCGACACAATGGTATCTGCAATTCGGCGTTTGACCTCATCCGGAACCGGTGTCTCGGATAAGGTTGTTCTATTGGAGTCAGGCGTTCCCGATGCGATGGCCTGCGGGGTTAGGGCGACCTCGGTTTGCCGCCAAAGTTCGCCCAACTCGCCCAATTCTCCGATCCGCTGATCCAACTCGCCTAGC
This is a stretch of genomic DNA from Chloracidobacterium sp.. It encodes these proteins:
- a CDS encoding mechanosensitive ion channel, whose translation is MQLHSWAKSAGSELTILKRIFAGLMLAAIFATTVIGQNTNSNKAASPSPTPAPTPFPQSNVITQADATAARLRDISTFLNNRPDNFEIVAGFPDLERQINSQEPETAVTLQQRPSLDELNRLQGFWQTFNDKLQTWDQTLRDQLGELDQRIGELGELGELWRQTEVALTPQAIASGTPDSNRTTLSETPVPDEVKRRIADTIVSIRGVRTAAERDRAELLALQSKLSELESRTENITISIKERRRFELSRLFVRDSPPVWAIVDRTPTSDGVFAEMRRTVNSGFSSLGQYAAGHVERFVLHGLAILLLYLGFYWAGKRIVPIVENEPNLERSTTIFQHPAAAAVLFSIFLSGFLYEQAPRLLTTLMGLALLVPILFLLPRLIPRTFYPLLYALVAFYFFDRIRDLVSGIDLLARIFSMSEMLASFAFFAWVRRSKRLAARVEAGNHRSYSIVRGVAPFAMAIFAVAFFANLFGFVNLSSILANGVLRSSYLALVLFTAYRIINGLVIFALRVRPLSQLNMVIDHRQTVRLGILRIVKWLAVIVWVISALYVFSIRDVVFTFIGDVLSASIAIGSVNLSVGHILTVIASFWVAILVSRFIRFVLKEDVYPRIDLGSGVSYAISTTLHYVILIAGFLFAIAALGFELSQFAIVLGAIGIGVGLGLQNIINNFVSGLILLFERPVKVGDTVQIGQHVGALKQIGLRASVLRKVDGSDVILPNSHLISEEVINWTMSDDKRRLDIEVGVAYGTDPELVLGILKKVATDNTDILEEPAPRALFMRMGESALNFELRAWTENSDDWVPIRSALVSSVYSALSAANIEIPFPQRDLHLRTVDAETIAAITPKKDG